The following are encoded together in the Maniola jurtina chromosome 27, ilManJurt1.1, whole genome shotgun sequence genome:
- the LOC123878961 gene encoding putative uncharacterized protein DDB_G0282133 isoform X1 — protein MNKILFLILVCKNVIASDEEINDKYIDLLPEEEKQEFLNRIARRILEGIQSNDTPNESHVEITDDQLDAQDAFVKEILKEESDNLKNEKRLSENKEADENDQGETNNDHLNENYDAGVESNTGDKEEHIDLTLREGKRQKRTNGNSLVQKETTTEMSYDVIPVKIVYDQFKNDDVKINSEPMLASLKENSTIEQEGTTTNVNDEITINSEKEQKVNVNHEESVAFVDNLENSSDLVSVNKENLGKSFHNKFQNKLETAEMVDFERNPNETVDYNINDGETSPLLTTVSEEVTDRTASDAGTQKIYDNSTEEKEKVQEEKTTIEYSTTSNNVTETIKETTTSSTVATETSIGESTNTAISLHNRKDTILRSITDSSEHEDIKTGTVTLKTKSTLETTSLSTRDNTSLSEPISEVVNDTSESKDMEKLDINESSFTKNEHNMTLGNPEVVKNVENEDIDILFVSKSENISTSKDTVNVNTVEHSTERANSSEKLDNNKLSNNTVSKARPDNIDESQIDENEYIKNIGDDSNNVKVYEVFEVDPNQPHFMTTGKPSQNEHPLYAPVYNYAPENAYFRPYNKFGPNVEDFDNKDILESNKDEDSKQFVLIDARNRFSGFNKDKKSGSSDTNLRNTKQSSKKQKPNQYHGFIKPVTVNLLNQEIYYNPDDYADYYFGRILRTKKYRNNNPNNDNYKTYFPDSNEEEHPMNRISKRGSIKDFLKAVRNISYHQNLFGFAPQVSERPIRKTNEFFQKFKKSKTPKIYPISLDYYFDRADPDIKKERFRSNKSKLKPNIDINIVPVTPNPQNYETDFVNIPEKQDLETDSHSKSINQEINDLPFKKLFDSMIVVLKDSVQVKNEKLVKYNWLETTVNIQAALRKLLDLIQQLKDGTHVHPKDIELMKYTIYLFKSSKIALEEESMNRNSNRNKDSMKTKKSAIKFPKTKIKTKIKDPLKLWKNFATFLRSEEKIEEQRNNLINDFEDLLENLLFNLNDLHDAIKHISIITEYKNQNWLQDLNFIYLEKGNKKNLAKIILHLSLSRLLDSIEDSSSLVEENFRNFVKKNREIVKKSKEECLFVLNVLEELRRLNE, from the exons atgaataaaatattgtttttgatCCTTGTGTGTAAAAACGTAATAGCGAGCGACGAAGAAATTAACGATAAATATATTGATTTACTACCCGAAGAGGAAAAACAAGAGTTCTTAAATAGGATAGCAAGAAGAATTCTAGAAGGAATCCAAAGTAATGATACTCCAAATGAATCACACGTGGAAATAACAGACGATCAGTTAGACGCCCAAGATGCTTTCGTTAAAGAAATTCTCAAAGAAGAGTCAgataatttgaaaaatgaaaagagGTTATCCGAAAATAAAGAAGCCGATGAAAATGATCAAGGTGAAACAAATAATGAtcatttaaatgaaaattacgACGCTGGAGTTGAATCAAATACTGGTGATAAAGAAGAACATATAGATTTGACCCTACGTGAAGGAAAGAGACAAAAAAGGACCAATGGCAATAGTTTAGTACAAAAAGAAACAACCACTGAGATGTCTTATGACGTTATTCCTGTAAAAATTGTGTACGATCAATTTAAAAATGATGATGTTAAAATTAATAGTGAACCTATGCTTGCGTCATTAAAAGAAAATAGTACAATAGAGCAGGAAGGTACAACAACTAATGTGAATGATGAAATTACCATTAATTCAGAAAAAGAGCAAAAAGTAAATGTAAACCATGAAGAAAGTGTAGCTTTTGTAGATAACTTAGAAAATTCAAGTGATTTGGTATCGgtcaataaagaaaatttagGGAAATCGTTTCATAATAAGTTTCAAAATAAACTTGAGACAGCTGAAATGGTAGACTTTGAACGGAATCCCAATGAAACTGTAGATTATAACATTAATGATGGAGAGACGTCTCCTTTGTTGACTACAGTTTCTGAAGAAGTCACTGATAGAACGGCAAGCGATGCAGGGACCCAAAAAATATACGATAACAGTactgaagaaaaagaaaaagttcaGGAAGAAAAAACTACTATAGAATATAGCACAACGAGCAATAATGTTACAGAAACAATTAAAGAAACTACTACAAGTTCCACTGTCGCCACAGAAACGAGTATAGGTGAAAGTACAAATACTGCGATAAGCCTACATAATCGCAAGGACACGATTTTAAGGAGTATTACTGATTCTTCTGAACATGAAGATATAAAAACTGGAACAGTGACGTTGAAAACAAAATCTACATTAGAAACTACCTCATTATCAACCAGAGATAATACTTCACTTAGTGAACCAATTAGTGAAGTTGTGAATGATACTAGTGAGTCTAAGGACATGGAAAAATTAGATATAAATGAAAGCAGTTTTACCAAAAATGAACATAATATGACATTAGGAAATCCTGAAGTAgtaaaaaatgtagaaaatgaGGACATAGATATCTTATTTGTATCTAAAAGTGAAAATATATCGACATCAAAAGATACTGTGAACGTTAATACGGTTGAACATAGTACAGAAAGAGCTAACTCGTCGGAAAAACTGGATAATAATAAGCTAAGTAATAATACTGTTTCAAAAGCAAGACCAGACAATATAGATGAGTCGCAAATTGATGAAAacgaatatataaaaaatattggtgATGATTCTAATAATGTAAAAGTGTACGAAGTTTTTGAAGTTG atCCTAATCAACCGCATTTCATGACAACTGGCAAGCCTTCACAAAACGAACATCCTTTATACGCACCTGTGTATAACTATGCACCGGAAAATGCATATTTTAGGCCCTATAACAAATTCGGGCCAAACGTAGAAGACTTTGACAATAAAGATATACTAGAAAGTAATAAAGACGAAGATTCAAAGCAATTCGTTTTAATAGATGCAAGAAACCGTTTTTCAGGAtttaataaagataaaaaaagtgGTAGCTCCGATACAAATCTAAGAAATACTAAACAATCATCCAAAAAACAAAAGCCAAACCAATATCATGGATTTATAAAACCAGTCACAGTAAATTTGTTAAACCAGGAAATCTATTACAATCCCGATGATTACGCTGATTATTATTTTGGTCGGATTTTGAGAACAAAGAAATACAGGAATAATAATCCAAACAATGATAATTATAAAACGTATTTTCCTGATTCTAACGAAGAAGAACATCCTATGAATAGAATATCAAAAAGAGGTAGTATAAAAGACTTTCTCAAAGCTGTAAGAAATATTTCGTATCACCAGAACCTATTTGGCTTTGCACCTCAAGTAAGCGAAAGACCAATTCGAAAAACGAAtgaatttttccaaaaatttaaaaagtctaaaACACCAAAAATATATCCAATTTCTTtggattattattttgatagaGCTGATCCTGATATTAAAAAGGAACGGTTTAGATcaaataaatctaaattaaaacctaACATTGACATTAATATTGTACCAGTAACACCAAATCCACAAAATTATGAAACGGATTTCGTAAATATACCAGAAAAGCAAGATTTAGAAACAGATAGTCATAGTAAATCGATAAATCAAGAAATTAATGATCTgcctttcaaaaaattatttgatTCAATGATAGTTGTATTGAAAGATTCGGTACAAGTTAAAAATGAGAAATTAGTGAAATACAATTGGTTGGAAACGACTGTCAATATACAGGCGgctttgagaaaattattggATTTAAT TCAACAATTAAAGGATGGCACTCACGTACACCCAAAAGACATTGAACTAATGAAATACACAATCTACCTTTTCAAATCATCAAAAATAGCATTAGAAGAAGAATCAATGAATAGAAACTCAAATAGGAATAAAGATAGTATGAAAACAAAGAAGAGTGCTATAAAATTCCCTAAAActaagataaaaactaaaatcaagGATCCATTAAAACTGTGGAAGAACTTTGCAACATTTCTAAGAAGTGAGGAAAAAATAGAAGAGCAAaggaataatttaataaatgattttgaagaTTTGCTGGAAAATCTTCTTTTTAATTTGAACGAT
- the LOC123878961 gene encoding uncharacterized protein MAL13P1.336-like isoform X2: MNKILFLILVCKNVIASDEEINDKYIDLLPEEEKQEFLNRIARRILEGIQSNDTPNESHVEITDDQLDAQDAFVKEILKEESDNLKNEKRLSENKEADENDQGETNNDHLNENYDAGVESNTGDKEEHIDLTLREGKRQKRTNGNSLVQKETTTEMSYDVIPVKIVYDQFKNDDVKINSEPMLASLKENSTIEQEGTTTNVNDEITINSEKEQKVNVNHEESVAFVDNLENSSDLVSVNKENLGKSFHNKFQNKLETAEMVDFERNPNETVDYNINDGETSPLLTTVSEEVTDRTASDAGTQKIYDNSTEEKEKVQEEKTTIEYSTTSNNVTETIKETTTSSTVATETSIGESTNTAISLHNRKDTILRSITDSSEHEDIKTGTVTLKTKSTLETTSLSTRDNTSLSEPISEVVNDTSESKDMEKLDINESSFTKNEHNMTLGNPEVVKNVENEDIDILFVSKSENISTSKDTVNVNTVEHSTERANSSEKLDNNKLSNNTVSKARPDNIDESQIDENEYIKNIGDDSNNVKVYEVFEVDPNQPHFMTTGKPSQNEHPLYAPVYNYAPENAYFRPYNKFGPNEDSKQFVLIDARNRFSGFNKDKKSGSSDTNLRNTKQSSKKQKPNQYHGFIKPVTVNLLNQEIYYNPDDYADYYFGRILRTKKYRNNNPNNDNYKTYFPDSNEEEHPMNRISKRGSIKDFLKAVRNISYHQNLFGFAPQVSERPIRKTNEFFQKFKKSKTPKIYPISLDYYFDRADPDIKKERFRSNKSKLKPNIDINIVPVTPNPQNYETDFVNIPEKQDLETDSHSKSINQEINDLPFKKLFDSMIVVLKDSVQVKNEKLVKYNWLETTVNIQAALRKLLDLIQQLKDGTHVHPKDIELMKYTIYLFKSSKIALEEESMNRNSNRNKDSMKTKKSAIKFPKTKIKTKIKDPLKLWKNFATFLRSEEKIEEQRNNLINDFEDLLENLLFNLNDLHDAIKHISIITEYKNQNWLQDLNFIYLEKGNKKNLAKIILHLSLSRLLDSIEDSSSLVEENFRNFVKKNREIVKKSKEECLFVLNVLEELRRLNE, translated from the exons atgaataaaatattgtttttgatCCTTGTGTGTAAAAACGTAATAGCGAGCGACGAAGAAATTAACGATAAATATATTGATTTACTACCCGAAGAGGAAAAACAAGAGTTCTTAAATAGGATAGCAAGAAGAATTCTAGAAGGAATCCAAAGTAATGATACTCCAAATGAATCACACGTGGAAATAACAGACGATCAGTTAGACGCCCAAGATGCTTTCGTTAAAGAAATTCTCAAAGAAGAGTCAgataatttgaaaaatgaaaagagGTTATCCGAAAATAAAGAAGCCGATGAAAATGATCAAGGTGAAACAAATAATGAtcatttaaatgaaaattacgACGCTGGAGTTGAATCAAATACTGGTGATAAAGAAGAACATATAGATTTGACCCTACGTGAAGGAAAGAGACAAAAAAGGACCAATGGCAATAGTTTAGTACAAAAAGAAACAACCACTGAGATGTCTTATGACGTTATTCCTGTAAAAATTGTGTACGATCAATTTAAAAATGATGATGTTAAAATTAATAGTGAACCTATGCTTGCGTCATTAAAAGAAAATAGTACAATAGAGCAGGAAGGTACAACAACTAATGTGAATGATGAAATTACCATTAATTCAGAAAAAGAGCAAAAAGTAAATGTAAACCATGAAGAAAGTGTAGCTTTTGTAGATAACTTAGAAAATTCAAGTGATTTGGTATCGgtcaataaagaaaatttagGGAAATCGTTTCATAATAAGTTTCAAAATAAACTTGAGACAGCTGAAATGGTAGACTTTGAACGGAATCCCAATGAAACTGTAGATTATAACATTAATGATGGAGAGACGTCTCCTTTGTTGACTACAGTTTCTGAAGAAGTCACTGATAGAACGGCAAGCGATGCAGGGACCCAAAAAATATACGATAACAGTactgaagaaaaagaaaaagttcaGGAAGAAAAAACTACTATAGAATATAGCACAACGAGCAATAATGTTACAGAAACAATTAAAGAAACTACTACAAGTTCCACTGTCGCCACAGAAACGAGTATAGGTGAAAGTACAAATACTGCGATAAGCCTACATAATCGCAAGGACACGATTTTAAGGAGTATTACTGATTCTTCTGAACATGAAGATATAAAAACTGGAACAGTGACGTTGAAAACAAAATCTACATTAGAAACTACCTCATTATCAACCAGAGATAATACTTCACTTAGTGAACCAATTAGTGAAGTTGTGAATGATACTAGTGAGTCTAAGGACATGGAAAAATTAGATATAAATGAAAGCAGTTTTACCAAAAATGAACATAATATGACATTAGGAAATCCTGAAGTAgtaaaaaatgtagaaaatgaGGACATAGATATCTTATTTGTATCTAAAAGTGAAAATATATCGACATCAAAAGATACTGTGAACGTTAATACGGTTGAACATAGTACAGAAAGAGCTAACTCGTCGGAAAAACTGGATAATAATAAGCTAAGTAATAATACTGTTTCAAAAGCAAGACCAGACAATATAGATGAGTCGCAAATTGATGAAAacgaatatataaaaaatattggtgATGATTCTAATAATGTAAAAGTGTACGAAGTTTTTGAAGTTG atCCTAATCAACCGCATTTCATGACAACTGGCAAGCCTTCACAAAACGAACATCCTTTATACGCACCTGTGTATAACTATGCACCGGAAAATGCATATTTTAGGCCCTATAACAAATTCGGGCCAA ACGAAGATTCAAAGCAATTCGTTTTAATAGATGCAAGAAACCGTTTTTCAGGAtttaataaagataaaaaaagtgGTAGCTCCGATACAAATCTAAGAAATACTAAACAATCATCCAAAAAACAAAAGCCAAACCAATATCATGGATTTATAAAACCAGTCACAGTAAATTTGTTAAACCAGGAAATCTATTACAATCCCGATGATTACGCTGATTATTATTTTGGTCGGATTTTGAGAACAAAGAAATACAGGAATAATAATCCAAACAATGATAATTATAAAACGTATTTTCCTGATTCTAACGAAGAAGAACATCCTATGAATAGAATATCAAAAAGAGGTAGTATAAAAGACTTTCTCAAAGCTGTAAGAAATATTTCGTATCACCAGAACCTATTTGGCTTTGCACCTCAAGTAAGCGAAAGACCAATTCGAAAAACGAAtgaatttttccaaaaatttaaaaagtctaaaACACCAAAAATATATCCAATTTCTTtggattattattttgatagaGCTGATCCTGATATTAAAAAGGAACGGTTTAGATcaaataaatctaaattaaaacctaACATTGACATTAATATTGTACCAGTAACACCAAATCCACAAAATTATGAAACGGATTTCGTAAATATACCAGAAAAGCAAGATTTAGAAACAGATAGTCATAGTAAATCGATAAATCAAGAAATTAATGATCTgcctttcaaaaaattatttgatTCAATGATAGTTGTATTGAAAGATTCGGTACAAGTTAAAAATGAGAAATTAGTGAAATACAATTGGTTGGAAACGACTGTCAATATACAGGCGgctttgagaaaattattggATTTAAT TCAACAATTAAAGGATGGCACTCACGTACACCCAAAAGACATTGAACTAATGAAATACACAATCTACCTTTTCAAATCATCAAAAATAGCATTAGAAGAAGAATCAATGAATAGAAACTCAAATAGGAATAAAGATAGTATGAAAACAAAGAAGAGTGCTATAAAATTCCCTAAAActaagataaaaactaaaatcaagGATCCATTAAAACTGTGGAAGAACTTTGCAACATTTCTAAGAAGTGAGGAAAAAATAGAAGAGCAAaggaataatttaataaatgattttgaagaTTTGCTGGAAAATCTTCTTTTTAATTTGAACGAT